In Rutidosis leptorrhynchoides isolate AG116_Rl617_1_P2 chromosome 2, CSIRO_AGI_Rlap_v1, whole genome shotgun sequence, one genomic interval encodes:
- the LOC139891857 gene encoding uncharacterized protein codes for MIQELFGGGATNLLNRDRNLPISGVFEPSPSPSPSPSSSTTTTTTPNAATNATTTPNSTPSDIQKLRCPRCDSSNTKFCYYNNYNLTQPRHFCKTCRRYWTKGGALRNVPIGGGCRKNKGNTIATTIGKPLSSNVKLKAVVSSELGRSSFINGFEHEFNPNNNPILWSGPPQTSHLLSLLRATRNPNPNFGSTHIKDQGFMVGSNMGSLGFEPLSHQTSSLGLCSSLWRNNQQNQHEQQLGIMNNDHEGQNTDDNNRYQRLRSNYYNNDQSTPLVLGGNVLNNTSSSTTSTSAILDSAPVLASGELGFWNQTLQWSDLPAANGAYN; via the coding sequence ATGATCCAAGAACTATTTGGTGGTGGTGCTACAAATCTATTAAATCGAGACCGAAATCTTCCTATTTCGGGAGTCTTTGAACCCTCACCTTCTCCTTCACCCTCACCGTCTTCTtccacaacaaccaccaccaccccaAACGCCGCCACAAACGCTACCACGACCCCCAATTCTACCCCATCCGACATCCAAAAACTAAGATGCCCAAGATGTGATTCTTCCAACACAAAATTTTGTTACTACAACAACTACAACCTCACTCAACCTCGCCATTTTTGCAAGACTTGTAGGCGTTATTGGACGAAAGGTGGAGCTCTTCGTAACGTTCCAATCGGAGGTGGATGCAGAAAAAACAAAGGAAATACAATAGCTACTACTATTGGAAAACCACTTTCATCAAATGTTAAACTTAAAGCGGTTGTTTCATCTGAACTTGGAAGATCAAGTTTTATCAATGGTTTTGAACACGAatttaatcccaacaacaacccaaTTCTTTGGTCTGGTCCACCACAAACATCTCATCTTCTTTCTTTACTAAGAGCTACtcgaaaccctaaccctaattttggTTCAACTCATATCAAAGATCAAGGCTTTATGGTTGGATCTAACATGGGTAGTTTAGGGTTTGAACCTTTAAGTCATCAAACATCATCATTAGGACTATGTAGTTCTTTGTGGAGAAACAATCAACAAAATCAACATGAACAACAACTAGGGATCATGAACAATGATCATGAAGGTCAAAACACTGATGATAACAATCGGTATCAACGGTTGAGATCAAACTACTACAATAATGATCAATCTACACCTTTGGTGTTGGGTGGCAATGTGTTGAATAATACTTCATCTTCAACCACATCTACTTCAGCCATCTTAGATTCTGCTCCGGTTCTTGCAAGTGGTGAGTTAGGGTTTTGGAACCAAACCCTTCAATGGTCTGATCTACCTGCGGCTAACGGTGCATACAATTAA